One Sus scrofa isolate TJ Tabasco breed Duroc chromosome 1, Sscrofa11.1, whole genome shotgun sequence DNA segment encodes these proteins:
- the SERF2 gene encoding small EDRK-rich factor 2, with the protein MTRGNQRELARQKNMKKQSDSVKGKRRDDGLSAAARKQRDSEIMQQKQKKANEKKEEPK; encoded by the exons ATGACCC gCGGTAACCAGCGCGAGCTCGCCCGccagaagaatatgaaaaagcagaGCGACTCGGTTAAGGGAAAGCGCCGAGATGACGGGCTTTCTGCTGCCGCCCGCAAGCAGAG GGACTCGGAGATCATGCAGCAGAAGCAGAAAAAGGCAAACGAGAAGAAGGAGGAACCCAAGTAG
- the ELL3 gene encoding RNA polymerase II elongation factor ELL3 has protein sequence MEGPQELLSGKLRLCFTPAARTSLLLLRLNDAVLRALQECQRQQVRPVIAFQGSRGYLRLPGPGWSCLFSFTVSQCNQEGPGGGLDLVCQRLVRSGPSRLHCLGSLRERLTIWAAMDSISAPSSVRRHNLTEDARDHESWRNVEDYSGGDTVSEPQMALERVPAPLASSQGQSLPGSSREHMAQWELRNQTHLPNRELDQALPSSASQKHLDKKRPAPAGTVEQKEKRLRTLPLAPSPLQGLPRHNLQEVEDWEQEDKGEDMGARLEDSPSVQADSESPSPEEVPDYLLQYRAIHSAEQQQAYEQDFEIDYAEYRILHARVGAASQRFIELGAELKKVQRGTSEHKVLEEKIIQEYKKFRKRYPGYREEKSRCEYLHQKLSHIKGLILEFEEKNRGS, from the exons ATGGAGGGACCCCAGGAGCTTCTGAGTGGGAAGCTCCGGCTCTGCTTCACCCCTGCTGCCCGGACCAGCCTCCTGCTGCTCAGACTCAACGACGCTGTGCTGCGAGCGTTGCAGGAGTGTCAGCGGCAACAG GTTCGTCCAGTGATTGCTTTCCAGGGCAGCCGAGGG TATCTGAGGCTCCCAGGCCCTGGCTGGTCCTGCCTCTTTTCCTTCACAGTGTCTCAGTGTAACCAGGAGGGTCCTGGTGGTGGCTTGGACCTTGTGTGCCAACGCTTAGTCAG ATCTGGGCCTAGCCGCCTCCACTGCCTGGGTTCACTCAGGGAGCGTCTCACTATTTGGGCAGCCATGGATTCTATCTCAGCTCCATCTTCAGTTCGGAGACACAACCTGACTGAAGATGCCAGAGATCATGAGAGCTGGCGGAATGTGGAAGACTATTCTGGAGGAGACACAGTTTCAGAGCCACAGATGGCACTAGAAAGG GTGCCAGCTCCCCTGGCAAGCAGCCAAGGACAGTCACTCCCAGGATCCTCAAGGGAAcacatggcacagtgggaactgaG GAACCAAACCCATCTTCCAAACAGAGAGCTTGATCAGGCACTGCCTTCATCTGCTAGCCAGAAACATCTGGACAAG AAACGGCCAGCACCTGCAGGTACtgtagaacaaaaagaaaagaggctcAGAACTCTGCCGCTAGCTCCAAGTCCTCTACAAGGGCTGCCCAGGCACAACCTACAGGAGGTAGAAGATTGGGAGCAAGAAGATAAAGGTGAAGATATGGGTGCCAGGCTGGAGGATAGTCCCTCAGTTCAAGCAG ACTCTGAATCCCCAAGCCCCGAAGAGGTACCAGATTACCTCTT GCAATACAGGGCCATCCACAGTGCAGAACAGCAACAGGCTTATGAGCAGGACTTTGAGATAGACTATGCTGAATACCGTATCCTGCATGCTCGTGTTGGGGCTGCAAGCCAAAGGTTCATAGAGTTGGGAGCAGAGCTGAAGAAAGTTCAGAGAGGAACTTCAGAACACAAG GTGCTGGAAGAAAAGATAATCCAGGAATATAAAAAGTTCAGGAAG CGGTACCCAGGTTACAGGGAAGAAAAGAGCCGCTGTGAGTACCTGCATCAGAAATTGTCCCACATTAAAGGTCTCATCCTGGAGTTTGAGGAAAAGAACAGGGGCAGCTAA
- the SERINC4 gene encoding serine incorporator 4: protein MVGAKAVTSSSTSPRLAQQHSGVSSVILSPPFYQIQMPSGLCAHLFGHSHCPVLSGSGAVYRVCAGTATFHLLQAVLLVHLHSPTSLRAQLHNSFWVLKLLFLLGLCAVAFCIPDEHLFPGTFHLILIGKSELKSGITLASVEALHSSCCSWCLLQPLPILGTRTEQPRSGLLQASIISCYIMYLTFSALSSRPPESVILQGQNHTLCLPGLSKMEPEIPNASLAVLSAGIMYACVLFACNEASYLAEVFGPLWMVKVYSYEFQTPSLCFCCLESVEPEKGQRGGTARPADQDTSPALPAQAQQLSYSYSAFHFVFFLASLYVMVTLTNWFSYEGAELEKTFTMGSWATFWVKVASCWACVLLYLGLLLAPLCWSPTQEPQPPPIVRQHCHASVSPDNKHPI, encoded by the exons ATGGTGGGTGCAAAGGCGGTCACGAGCTCGAGCACCTCTCCCCGCCTGGCGCAGCAACACAGTGGAGTGAGCAGCGTCATACTGAGCCCTCCCTTCTATCAG ATCCAGATGCCCTCAGGGCTGTGTGCCCATCTGTTTGGCCATTCTCACTGCCCAGTTCTCAGTGGCTCTGGGGCTGTGTACCGAGTATGTGCAGGAACTGCCACCTTCCACCTGCTACAGGCTGTGCTGCTGGTCCACCTCCACTCCCCCACCAGCCTGCGAGCACAGCTGCATAATAG CTTCTGGGTCCTCAAGCTGCTGTTCCTGCTAGGTCTCTGTGCTGTTGCTTTCTGCATCCCTGATGAGCATCTCTTCCCAGGTACCTTCCATCTCATCCTGATCGGCAAGAGTGAGCTAAAa TCTGGCATTACATTGGCATCTGTGGAGGCTTTACATTCATCCTGCTGCAGTTGGTGCTTATTACAGCCTTTGCCCATTCTTGGAACAAGAACTG AGCAGCCACGCTCTGGCCTTCTACAAGCCTCTATCATCAGCTGCTATATCATGTACCTGACATTCTCTGCACTGTCCAGCCGTCCTCCAGAGAGTG TAATCCTTCAAGGACAGAATCACACTCTGTGCCTGCCTGGCCTGAGTAAAATGGAACCTGAAATACCCAATGCTTCTCTGGCAGTGCTGAGTGCTGGCATCATGTATGCCTGTGTGCTTTTTGCTTG caATGAGGCATCCTACCTGGCTGAGGTATTTGGGCCCTTGTGGATGGTCAAGGTTTACAGCTATGAGTTCCAG ACACCCTCACTCTGCTTCTGCTGCCTGGAATCAGTGGAGCCAGAGAAAG GGCAAAGAGGTGGGACTGCCAGGCCAGCTGACCAAGATACCTCTCCAGCTCTTCCAGCGCAAGCCCAGCAGCTTTCCTACAGCTATTCTGCCTTCCACTTTGTCTTCTTCCTAGCATCACTCTATGTCATGGTTACCCTCACCAACTGGTTCAG CTATGAGGGAGCAGAACTGGAAAAGACGTTCACCATGGGTAGCTGGGCTACTTTCTGGGTCAAGGTTGCCTCATGCTGGGCCTGTGTACTCCTCTACCTGGGGCTGCTACTGGCACCACTTTGTTGGTCCCCCACCCAGGAACCCCAGCCCCCTCCTATTGTCAGGCAACATTGTCATGCATCAGTATCACCAGATAACAAACATCCAATCTAA